A genomic stretch from Calditrichota bacterium includes:
- a CDS encoding C40 family peptidase, translating to MAFGRPCGHSAPVRGRGPGAVCVFRGLVPAAATQVLSRSRSASYSSAFLSLQFLPRGAPPGWGLCLRVVLRGRPLRWGGASPSFLDCSGYVTVIFLPYGIAFAQREANAPVAPARRPANV from the coding sequence TTGGCCTTTGGCCGACCGTGTGGGCATTCTGCGCCTGTACGCGGGCGTGGGCCTGGCGCTGTTTGTGTTTTTCGTGGTCTGGTACCTGCGGCTGCAACGCAGGTTCTCTCGCGCTCTCGGTCCGCAAGCTACTCATCTGCTTTTCTCAGCCTCCAATTTCTTCCTCGTGGTGCTCCTCCTGGGTGGGGCCTTTGCCTTAGGGTTGTTCTTCGTGGTCGCCCACTGAGGTGGGGAGGCGCTTCCCCGTCGTTTCTCGACTGTTCAGGGTACGTAACTGTCATATTTTTGCCCTATGGCATAGCCTTTGCGCAAAGGGAAGCGAACGCGCCGGTAGCACCGGCGCGGCGCCCGGCTAACGTATAG
- a CDS encoding polysaccharide deacetylase family protein, whose amino-acid sequence MRFLSQSRSRWAKSRLSQALVNSGAAALWYRMVTLRRRCFRVLGYHRVTREPQPAGTIEEALAVPFDEFMRQMAWVGRMFSPVHLEAFASFRQNRRAFRRPPVAVTFDDGYRDNLTLALPVLREFRVPATIFVTTGHVGKRKAFWWNELSHLVWRAPVGQYCFELQGRRHCFRLWSAAERQCAFWRLFRVLCRMPEVQRQTALRHLRSEFGRGVATEAPAAEMLSPEDIAQAPGDLLRFGAHTVHHVVLTKVPPEEARQEINDSIAQLRAWTGSEVTTFAYPLGDASSFDERVRSMLAEAGIRHAVTTLKGANTPTQDPLALRRTLIDGADDFCTFVCKVLGIFDLFNR is encoded by the coding sequence ATGAGGTTTCTGTCCCAAAGCCGCTCCCGCTGGGCCAAGAGCAGGCTCAGTCAAGCCCTGGTTAACTCGGGCGCTGCAGCCCTCTGGTACCGCATGGTGACTTTGCGCCGAAGGTGCTTCCGGGTGCTCGGCTACCACAGGGTGACCAGGGAGCCGCAGCCGGCAGGCACCATTGAAGAGGCGTTGGCCGTGCCGTTTGATGAATTCATGCGCCAGATGGCATGGGTAGGGCGCATGTTCTCGCCGGTGCACCTGGAAGCCTTCGCCTCTTTCCGGCAAAATCGGCGTGCCTTTCGCCGGCCACCGGTAGCAGTGACCTTTGATGATGGTTATCGAGACAATCTCACCCTCGCCCTCCCGGTTCTCCGAGAGTTTCGAGTGCCGGCCACCATTTTTGTCACCACCGGGCACGTGGGCAAGCGCAAAGCCTTCTGGTGGAATGAACTCAGCCACCTGGTGTGGCGAGCTCCGGTGGGTCAGTATTGCTTTGAACTGCAAGGGAGAAGGCACTGCTTTCGGCTCTGGTCTGCTGCTGAGCGGCAGTGCGCCTTCTGGCGCTTGTTTCGCGTGCTGTGCAGGATGCCCGAAGTGCAAAGGCAAACCGCCCTCAGGCATCTCCGGAGCGAGTTTGGCAGAGGAGTGGCGACCGAGGCTCCGGCAGCTGAGATGTTGAGTCCCGAGGACATTGCCCAGGCGCCAGGAGACCTCCTCCGCTTCGGTGCGCACACGGTGCACCACGTCGTGCTCACGAAGGTTCCCCCTGAGGAGGCGCGCCAGGAGATAAACGACTCCATTGCTCAGCTGCGGGCCTGGACGGGCAGCGAGGTGACCACTTTCGCCTACCCTTTAGGGGACGCCTCATCCTTCGACGAACGGGTGAGAAGCATGCTGGCAGAGGCTGGCATCCGCCACGCCGTCACGACGCTGAAGGGGGCAAACACGCCGACCCAGGACCCCCTGGCCCTCCGCCGTACTCTGATCGACGGGGCAGACGATTTTTGCACGTTCGTGTGCAAAGTCTTGGGTATCTTTGACCTTTTCAATCGCTGA